A window of the Streptomyces sp. NBC_00454 genome harbors these coding sequences:
- a CDS encoding MFS transporter has protein sequence MPRTYRSLARTPEFTPFFLASALRVGASTVSGLALAVLVYERTRSPLLAALGMFGPSFTQMLGATVLLSAADRLEPRTALTRLSLLAALAAAVLAVPALPLWAAFAVLLAQGLADSLGGGVRYGLLTEILPPQDYLLGRSLLAVSAGVTQIAGFALGGVLVAALSPRGALLAAACLALAAALTLRTGLRRRPPRAVGRPSPAQTWRTNATLFADPSRRTLYLALWLPNGLIVGCESLFVPYDPAHAGLLFGCAAAGMLVGDTLGGRYLPARWRARLASPLQLLLAAPYLLFLLEPGPVPAAAAVTLASVGYGAGLLLQERLVALLPAGTQGQALGLHSAGMLTAQGLCAALAGAVAQFTSAPVAITALACASVVVTLVLARGLGPSRLRVHPLPVPRGSAQ, from the coding sequence ATGCCCAGGACCTACCGCTCCCTCGCCCGGACCCCCGAGTTCACCCCGTTCTTCCTCGCCTCCGCGCTGCGCGTCGGCGCCTCCACCGTCAGCGGGCTCGCCCTCGCCGTCCTCGTCTACGAGCGCACCCGTAGCCCGCTGCTCGCCGCGCTCGGCATGTTCGGGCCCTCGTTCACCCAGATGCTGGGCGCGACGGTGCTCCTCTCCGCCGCCGACCGGCTGGAGCCGCGCACCGCCCTGACCCGGCTCTCGCTGCTCGCGGCGCTCGCCGCCGCCGTGCTGGCCGTGCCCGCGCTGCCGCTGTGGGCCGCGTTCGCGGTGCTGCTCGCCCAGGGGCTCGCCGACTCCCTTGGGGGCGGGGTCCGGTACGGGCTGCTCACCGAGATCCTGCCGCCCCAGGACTATCTGCTGGGCCGCTCGCTGCTCGCCGTATCGGCCGGGGTGACGCAGATCGCGGGCTTCGCGCTGGGCGGGGTCCTGGTGGCCGCGCTCTCCCCGCGCGGCGCCCTGCTGGCGGCCGCCTGCCTCGCGCTCGCCGCCGCGCTCACCCTGCGGACCGGGCTGCGCCGCAGGCCGCCGCGGGCGGTCGGGCGGCCCTCGCCCGCGCAGACCTGGCGGACGAACGCCACCCTGTTCGCCGACCCGTCCCGGCGCACCCTGTACCTCGCCCTGTGGCTGCCCAACGGCCTGATCGTCGGCTGCGAATCCCTCTTCGTCCCCTACGATCCCGCCCACGCGGGGCTGCTGTTCGGCTGCGCGGCCGCCGGAATGCTCGTCGGGGACACCCTCGGCGGACGGTACCTGCCCGCCCGGTGGCGGGCCCGGCTCGCCTCCCCGCTCCAACTGCTGCTCGCCGCGCCCTACCTCCTCTTCCTCCTGGAACCCGGCCCGGTGCCCGCCGCCGCGGCCGTCACCCTGGCCTCCGTCGGCTACGGCGCCGGCTTGCTCCTGCAGGAGCGCCTCGTCGCCCTGCTCCCGGCGGGGACCCAGGGCCAGGCCCTCGGACTGCATTCGGCGGGAATGCTGACGGCTCAGGGACTGTGCGCGGCGCTGGCCGGAGCGGTCGCCCAGTTCACCTCGGCGCCGGTGGCGATCACCGCGCTGGCCTGCGCCTCCGTCGTGGTCACCCTGGTCCTGGCCCGGGGGCTCGGGCCCAGTAGGCTGCGGGTCCACCCGCTTCCCGTACCCCGAGGTTCCGCGCAGTGA
- a CDS encoding transcriptional regulator produces MGYWRIDSDALAGSRFVVSALAETTAALIALQRRSAAHPGDRAWLADRLPPYRAHLVADPVAAHLVRAALGRLWIADHLTPPPDGRPFEEELEPIRATPDAAVRTYLRAASGALPEELARARGLGPRTAELLEWVWTEAVRPDWERRRRVAEADILLRTAQLSRGGWAAALSGMRPNMAWLGEGRLRINLQDRPPRELSGAAGLVFVPVTPPHGWVAWRGAHRHALVYPAEGQLAQPGTAAQPGTGALPGTATRPGPAAPQALVRLLGPVRARVLVLLASPKSTTQLVALTGLSLGAVAGQLKVLLAAGLILRRRTGRTVLYSRVAAGDVLVSAATGPDG; encoded by the coding sequence ATGGGCTACTGGCGGATCGACAGCGACGCGCTGGCCGGGAGCCGCTTCGTGGTGTCCGCGCTGGCCGAGACCACGGCCGCGCTGATCGCGCTGCAGCGGCGGAGCGCCGCGCACCCGGGCGACCGGGCCTGGCTGGCGGACCGGCTCCCGCCCTACCGGGCGCACCTCGTGGCCGATCCCGTCGCCGCCCACCTCGTACGGGCCGCCCTCGGCCGGCTGTGGATCGCCGACCACCTGACCCCGCCGCCGGACGGCCGCCCCTTCGAGGAGGAACTGGAGCCGATCCGCGCGACCCCGGACGCGGCGGTCCGCACGTACCTGCGCGCCGCGTCCGGTGCGCTGCCCGAGGAGCTCGCCCGGGCCCGGGGGCTCGGCCCGCGCACGGCGGAGCTGCTGGAATGGGTGTGGACCGAGGCGGTCCGCCCCGACTGGGAGCGCCGCCGCCGGGTCGCGGAGGCCGACATCCTGCTGCGCACCGCGCAGTTGAGCCGGGGCGGGTGGGCGGCCGCGCTGTCGGGGATGCGGCCGAACATGGCGTGGCTCGGCGAGGGGCGGCTGCGGATCAACCTCCAGGACCGGCCGCCGCGCGAGCTGTCGGGCGCGGCCGGGCTGGTCTTCGTCCCGGTCACGCCGCCGCACGGCTGGGTCGCCTGGCGCGGGGCGCACCGGCACGCCCTGGTCTACCCGGCCGAGGGGCAGCTCGCACAGCCGGGCACGGCCGCGCAGCCGGGCACGGGCGCCCTGCCCGGCACGGCCACCCGGCCCGGCCCCGCCGCCCCGCAGGCGCTGGTCAGGCTGCTGGGGCCGGTCCGGGCCCGGGTGCTGGTGCTGCTGGCGAGCCCGAAGTCCACCACGCAGCTGGTGGCGCTGACCGGGCTGAGCCTGGGCGCGGTGGCCGGGCAGCTGAAGGTGCTGCTGGCGGCCGGGCTGATCCTGCGGCGGCGCACGGGGCGTACGGTGCTCTACAGCCGGGTCGCGGCCGGGGACGTCCTGGTGTCGGCGGCCACCGGCCCCGACGGGTGA
- a CDS encoding oxidoreductase gives MAGWRASDVPDQSGRTAVVTGANSGIGYFTALELARRGASVVLACRSAARGRAAEVRLRTEVPGAEVEFIPLDLADLATVREFAGAYAQRHGTLDLLVNNAGVMALPFGRTADGFETQFGVNHLGHFALTGLLLPRLLAAAPGARIVSLSSGFHMFGDVDHTDLDSERNYRRWIAYGRSKTANLLFIHELARRLAAAGSGIVAASAHPGYASTNLHVAAAPQADTTLGSRIAVAANSLGTAVGNGVIAQSAASGALPALYAATAPGVRPDEFIGPRFGFRGAPARSRRAKWTLDDKSGERLWAASEKLTGVSYASLSR, from the coding sequence ATGGCAGGCTGGCGTGCGTCGGACGTACCCGACCAGAGCGGCCGTACGGCCGTGGTCACGGGAGCCAACAGCGGGATCGGCTACTTCACCGCCCTCGAGCTCGCACGGCGCGGGGCCTCGGTGGTGCTGGCCTGCCGCAGCGCCGCCCGCGGACGGGCCGCCGAGGTCCGGCTGCGCACCGAAGTCCCGGGCGCGGAGGTGGAGTTCATACCGCTCGACCTCGCCGACCTGGCCACCGTACGGGAGTTCGCGGGGGCCTACGCGCAGCGGCACGGCACCCTCGACCTCCTCGTCAACAACGCCGGTGTGATGGCCCTGCCGTTCGGGCGGACCGCCGACGGGTTCGAGACCCAGTTCGGGGTCAACCACCTCGGCCACTTCGCCCTCACCGGCCTGCTCCTGCCCCGGCTCCTCGCCGCCGCGCCCGGAGCCCGGATCGTCAGTCTCTCCAGCGGCTTCCACATGTTCGGGGACGTGGACCACACGGACCTCGACAGCGAGCGGAACTACCGGCGCTGGATCGCCTACGGCCGCTCCAAGACCGCGAACCTGCTCTTCATCCACGAACTCGCCCGCAGGCTCGCGGCAGCCGGGTCCGGGATCGTCGCGGCCTCGGCCCATCCCGGCTACGCGTCGACCAACCTGCACGTCGCGGCGGCCCCGCAGGCGGACACCACCCTCGGCTCGCGGATCGCGGTCGCCGCCAACAGCCTCGGCACCGCCGTCGGCAACGGAGTCATCGCCCAGTCCGCGGCTTCCGGCGCGCTGCCCGCCCTGTACGCGGCGACCGCGCCCGGGGTCCGGCCGGACGAGTTCATCGGGCCGCGGTTCGGCTTCCGCGGCGCACCCGCCCGCTCCCGGCGGGCGAAATGGACCCTGGACGACAAGTCCGGCGAACGGCTCTGGGCCGCCTCGGAAAAGCTCACGGGAGTCTCGTACGCGTCTCTATCGCGTTGA
- a CDS encoding esterase/lipase family protein — MRRSALPTVPLPAGLPFPMLIATVAALLAALLAAPAARASAQDAAGAQRRTPVVLVHGYGDTAASLDGLEDYLHAQGWLSSDLAEFGYDWAATNESNATRFGAFLTERFGTRQVDVVAHSMGSLLTRKYLKDGGSSRVRAWVSLGGPNHGAGDAAPCGPFATFCDIHAASLADMTPGSAFLNSLNAGDETPGATRYTTFSSTCDQQIPPGDSRAPRSTELAGAVNHLLPVGDSGCPSHYGLLSNDWVRRQIVAEFSKDPVTQVDLKSGPFRITVDSARFTSTGESGPELYDGLTLTTDGTARTLWHRDRAGATAFPDYDPWFGIDDSSRSQVFSGEATVTAYLTDADYTAGNNDDVMAAGRVHWDPALGFGRFTAKMLGVDGGEAAVTYTVTPAQSAVPACRLRVDQAELTYFDDGTTRPALYGDIAVRTGDGARSAVWTRSASDPSTFPNQGNRSNPDPYFYQRVGSGATYAPGPFELGVYLWDYDASSADDLVARGTVAWDPYTDQPGTRTSEFYGDDGGHVKVTWTVLCP, encoded by the coding sequence ATGCGCAGATCCGCCCTGCCCACCGTTCCTCTGCCCGCTGGCCTGCCGTTCCCGATGCTCATCGCCACCGTCGCCGCGCTCCTGGCCGCCCTCCTCGCCGCCCCGGCGGCGCGGGCGTCCGCCCAGGACGCCGCCGGCGCGCAGCGGCGTACGCCCGTCGTCCTCGTCCATGGCTACGGGGACACCGCGGCCTCCCTCGACGGGCTGGAGGACTACCTCCACGCCCAGGGCTGGCTCTCCAGCGACCTCGCCGAATTCGGCTACGACTGGGCCGCCACCAACGAGTCCAACGCCACCCGCTTCGGAGCCTTCCTCACCGAGCGGTTCGGTACCCGCCAGGTCGACGTGGTCGCGCACAGCATGGGATCGCTGCTCACCCGCAAGTACCTGAAGGACGGCGGGAGTTCCCGGGTCCGCGCCTGGGTCTCCCTCGGCGGTCCCAACCACGGCGCCGGTGACGCCGCGCCCTGCGGCCCCTTCGCCACCTTCTGCGACATCCACGCGGCCTCCCTTGCCGACATGACCCCCGGCAGCGCCTTCCTGAACTCCCTCAACGCGGGCGACGAGACCCCCGGAGCCACCCGCTACACCACCTTCAGCTCCACCTGCGACCAGCAGATCCCGCCCGGCGACAGCCGCGCCCCGCGCTCCACCGAGCTGGCGGGCGCCGTCAACCACCTCCTCCCGGTCGGCGACAGCGGCTGCCCCTCGCACTACGGACTGCTCTCCAACGACTGGGTCCGGCGGCAGATCGTCGCCGAGTTCTCGAAGGATCCGGTGACCCAAGTCGACCTGAAGAGCGGCCCGTTCCGCATCACCGTCGACTCCGCCCGGTTCACCTCCACCGGCGAGAGCGGCCCCGAGCTCTACGACGGCCTCACCCTCACCACCGACGGGACCGCCCGCACCCTGTGGCACCGCGACCGGGCCGGCGCCACCGCCTTCCCGGACTACGACCCCTGGTTCGGGATCGACGACTCCAGCCGGAGTCAGGTCTTCTCCGGCGAGGCGACCGTGACCGCCTACCTCACCGACGCCGACTACACCGCCGGGAACAACGACGACGTGATGGCCGCCGGCCGCGTCCACTGGGACCCGGCCCTCGGCTTCGGGCGCTTCACCGCGAAGATGCTCGGCGTGGACGGCGGCGAGGCGGCCGTCACCTACACCGTCACCCCGGCGCAGTCCGCCGTCCCCGCCTGCCGGCTCCGCGTGGACCAGGCGGAGCTGACCTACTTCGACGACGGCACGACCCGTCCCGCGCTCTACGGGGACATCGCGGTCCGGACCGGCGACGGCGCCCGCAGCGCCGTGTGGACGCGCTCCGCCTCAGACCCGTCGACCTTCCCCAACCAGGGCAACCGCAGCAACCCGGACCCGTACTTCTACCAGCGGGTCGGCTCGGGGGCCACGTACGCGCCCGGCCCGTTCGAGCTCGGCGTGTACCTCTGGGACTACGACGCCTCCTCCGCCGACGACCTGGTCGCCCGGGGCACGGTGGCCTGGGACCCCTACACCGACCAACCCGGCACCCGTACCAGTGAGTTCTACGGGGACGACGGCGGACACGTGAAGGTCACCTGGACCGTGCTCTGCCCCTGA
- a CDS encoding FAD-dependent oxidoreductase, protein MDDDATDNHPDTDPQAGEDHAVVLGAGMAGLLAARVLAGRFPRVTLIERDELTGDGPELRSGIPQSRHAHILWSRGMRLIEQMLPGVTTKLVEAGAALLETPRDFLWLSPADWFQSVPGTKVLIAGRDLLDWTVREEVLRDGRIQILGGTAATGLVAGPDGRSVAGVRLRDAAPLAARLVVDATGRTSKATAWLGDLGYPAPAVTRYDPHLGYSSRYFEMPADPARRWHGMYVQSRPDLPRGGVLVPQGKDRWLVTLIGNGEHAPPVKDEEFFAFARSLRSPALYDAIRDATPLSPATAFRSTVNEWRHYERLERWPAGLVVLGDAACRFNPVYGHGMTVAALAAEALAKEIRTLDPEQIAAASRRIQRSTTAAAAVPWQIATSEDMRYAVTEGPPPDRATRILQNYMSRVMVGANADPVISGRFFGVLSLTASPNTLLSPATMIRVLSKWRLPTAPDTADYPAHYRPAGDRA, encoded by the coding sequence ATGGACGACGACGCTACGGACAACCACCCAGACACCGATCCGCAGGCCGGGGAGGACCATGCGGTGGTCCTCGGCGCGGGCATGGCGGGGCTGCTGGCCGCGCGGGTGCTCGCGGGCCGGTTCCCCCGGGTCACCTTGATCGAGCGGGACGAACTGACGGGGGACGGGCCGGAGTTACGGTCCGGGATCCCGCAGTCCAGACACGCGCACATCCTGTGGTCGCGCGGCATGCGGCTCATCGAGCAGATGCTGCCGGGCGTCACCACGAAACTCGTGGAGGCCGGGGCCGCCCTGCTGGAGACCCCGCGGGACTTCCTCTGGCTGAGCCCGGCCGACTGGTTCCAGTCGGTACCGGGCACCAAGGTCCTGATCGCCGGCCGGGACCTGCTCGACTGGACGGTGCGCGAGGAGGTGCTGCGCGACGGGCGCATCCAGATCCTGGGCGGGACGGCGGCCACCGGGCTCGTGGCCGGGCCGGACGGCCGCTCGGTGGCCGGAGTGCGACTGCGCGACGCCGCCCCGCTGGCCGCCCGCCTGGTGGTCGACGCGACCGGCCGCACCTCCAAGGCCACCGCCTGGCTCGGGGACCTCGGCTACCCGGCCCCGGCAGTGACCCGCTACGACCCCCATCTCGGCTACTCCAGCCGCTACTTCGAGATGCCCGCCGATCCGGCGCGGCGCTGGCACGGCATGTACGTCCAGAGCCGGCCCGACCTCCCGCGCGGCGGCGTACTCGTACCGCAGGGCAAGGACCGCTGGCTGGTGACGCTGATCGGCAACGGCGAACACGCCCCGCCCGTCAAGGACGAGGAGTTCTTCGCGTTCGCCCGCAGCCTGCGCAGTCCCGCCCTGTACGACGCCATCCGCGACGCGACCCCGCTCTCCCCGGCCACCGCCTTCCGGAGCACCGTGAACGAGTGGCGGCACTACGAACGCCTGGAGCGCTGGCCCGCCGGACTGGTGGTCCTCGGTGACGCGGCCTGCCGGTTCAACCCCGTGTACGGGCACGGGATGACGGTCGCCGCGCTCGCCGCGGAGGCCCTGGCCAAGGAGATCCGCACCCTGGACCCGGAGCAGATCGCCGCGGCCTCCCGGCGGATCCAGCGCAGCACCACGGCCGCGGCGGCCGTGCCCTGGCAGATCGCCACCAGCGAGGACATGCGCTACGCGGTGACGGAAGGGCCGCCGCCGGACCGGGCCACCCGGATCCTGCAGAACTACATGTCCCGGGTGATGGTCGGCGCCAACGCCGACCCGGTGATTTCCGGCCGGTTCTTCGGGGTCCTCTCCCTGACTGCCTCGCCCAACACCCTGCTCAGCCCGGCCACGATGATCCGCGTCCTGTCCAAGTGGCGGCTGCCCACCGCCCCGGACACCGCCGACTACCCGGCCCACTACAGACCGGCCGGCGACCGCGCTTAG
- a CDS encoding serine protease → MFTKVRGRAVRGFVLAGICCALLAGGAGYLWQLRGLAAHLSQGDPGRGSYLRDPASTDDAATVTAVLNGAPDGGAADGRAPDDGPAVVGEATEDAPAAPAPSAGPAPDGQPLTAAAVPAEPTVGALFSPGEDGDSGHHCSASVVHSPGGSLIVTAAHCVYRGGFGGAFGSGFRTNLAFAPGYRDGSFPHGVWIPDRIDVDPRWIEDQDPDYDVAFLRLSRPGRPGERLEDTVGSAATIRFGTELPVPARLMGYPNTSEEPLGCQTTAVAAGPTQVRLDCADVPNGTSGGPVLTDGNTLIGVIGGRDGGGDDETSYSSYFDDGIRDLYLRASAG, encoded by the coding sequence ATGTTCACCAAGGTCCGGGGGCGGGCCGTACGGGGCTTCGTGCTGGCCGGCATCTGCTGCGCCCTGCTCGCGGGCGGCGCCGGGTACCTCTGGCAGCTGCGCGGACTGGCCGCGCACCTGTCCCAGGGCGACCCGGGCCGGGGCAGCTACCTCCGGGACCCCGCGAGCACGGACGACGCGGCGACCGTGACCGCGGTGCTGAACGGCGCGCCGGACGGCGGGGCGGCGGACGGCAGGGCGCCGGACGACGGGCCGGCGGTCGTCGGGGAGGCGACCGAAGACGCCCCGGCGGCGCCCGCCCCCTCCGCGGGACCGGCCCCCGACGGACAGCCCCTGACGGCCGCGGCGGTCCCCGCCGAGCCCACCGTCGGCGCCCTGTTCTCCCCCGGCGAGGACGGCGACTCCGGCCACCACTGCTCGGCGAGCGTGGTCCACTCCCCCGGCGGGAGCCTCATCGTCACCGCCGCCCACTGCGTCTACCGCGGCGGCTTCGGCGGTGCCTTCGGCAGCGGCTTCCGCACCAACCTCGCCTTCGCCCCCGGCTACCGGGACGGCTCCTTCCCCCACGGGGTCTGGATCCCGGACCGGATCGACGTGGACCCCCGCTGGATCGAGGACCAGGACCCCGACTACGACGTGGCCTTCCTGCGGCTGAGCCGCCCCGGCCGTCCCGGGGAGCGGCTGGAGGACACCGTCGGCTCGGCCGCGACCATCCGGTTCGGCACGGAACTCCCCGTGCCCGCCCGGCTGATGGGCTACCCCAACACCTCCGAGGAACCGTTGGGGTGCCAGACCACCGCCGTCGCCGCCGGGCCCACACAGGTGCGCCTCGACTGCGCGGACGTGCCCAACGGCACCAGCGGCGGGCCGGTGCTGACCGACGGGAACACCCTGATCGGGGTGATCGGCGGCCGGGACGGGGGCGGGGACGACGAGACCTCGTACAGCTCGTACTTCGACGACGGCATCCGCGACCTCTACCTGCGCGCGAGCGCCGGCTAG
- a CDS encoding VOC family protein: MIAEMQCVVLDCPDPTALATFYQSLTGGEVNRPDRRWTTDARWATLHTAAGSVLAFQRAEDFRPPQWPDPDRPQQLHLDFAVADLDRAHEEVLALGATLLDESRAADGWRVYADPAGHPFCLVCD, encoded by the coding sequence ATGATCGCTGAGATGCAGTGCGTGGTGCTGGACTGTCCCGATCCGACCGCGCTCGCCACGTTCTACCAGTCGCTGACGGGCGGCGAGGTCAACCGGCCGGACCGGCGCTGGACGACCGATGCGCGCTGGGCGACCCTGCACACCGCGGCGGGCTCGGTGCTCGCCTTCCAGCGCGCCGAGGACTTCCGCCCGCCCCAGTGGCCGGACCCGGACCGCCCCCAGCAGCTCCATCTCGACTTCGCCGTCGCGGACCTGGACCGGGCCCACGAGGAGGTGCTGGCCCTCGGCGCCACCCTGCTGGACGAGAGCCGGGCCGCCGACGGCTGGCGGGTCTACGCCGACCCGGCCGGGCACCCGTTCTGCCTGGTGTGCGACTGA
- the tsaD gene encoding tRNA (adenosine(37)-N6)-threonylcarbamoyltransferase complex transferase subunit TsaD: MGSPVVLGIESSCDETGAGIVQDGRLLAHAVATSMDEHARFGGVVPEIAARAHLHSFNPVVRRALDQAGLRLDQLDAIAVTTGPGLSGALQVGLAGAKTLAYALGLPLYGVHHLAGHVAADTLEHGPLPEPCMVLIVSGGHTSLLLVRDLVREAILHLGDTLDDAAGECFDKVARVLGLPYPGGPAIDRAARGGNPRAVTFPRPLTGGPRTQDPYAYSFSFSGLKTAAARWAESHRLRGEEPPVADGAASLQEAVADVLTRKAVAACKEYGVKTLVVVGGVAANSRVRELAERRCASAGIELRVPPMTLCTDNGAMIAAIGDLLVRAGVEPAPYELTIDPSAPLEHASLNPRAQLGEFTASTG, encoded by the coding sequence ATGGGATCCCCGGTGGTGCTCGGCATCGAGTCCTCGTGCGACGAGACCGGCGCGGGCATCGTGCAGGACGGCCGGCTGCTCGCGCACGCCGTGGCCACCAGCATGGACGAGCACGCCCGCTTCGGCGGCGTCGTCCCCGAGATCGCCGCACGCGCCCACCTGCACTCCTTCAACCCGGTCGTCCGCCGGGCCCTCGACCAGGCCGGGCTCCGCCTCGACCAGCTCGACGCGATCGCCGTCACCACCGGCCCCGGCCTCTCCGGCGCCCTCCAGGTCGGCCTGGCCGGCGCCAAAACCCTCGCCTACGCGCTCGGCCTGCCGCTCTACGGCGTCCACCACCTCGCCGGCCACGTCGCCGCGGACACCCTGGAGCACGGTCCGCTGCCCGAGCCCTGCATGGTGCTGATCGTCTCCGGCGGCCACACCTCGCTGCTGCTCGTACGGGACCTCGTGCGCGAGGCGATCCTGCACCTCGGGGACACCCTCGACGACGCCGCGGGCGAATGCTTCGACAAGGTCGCCCGCGTGCTGGGCCTGCCCTACCCGGGCGGGCCCGCCATCGACCGCGCCGCCCGGGGCGGCAACCCCAGGGCCGTCACCTTCCCCCGCCCGCTGACCGGCGGGCCGCGCACGCAGGACCCGTACGCCTACTCCTTCTCCTTCTCGGGGCTCAAGACGGCCGCCGCCCGCTGGGCCGAGAGCCACCGGCTGCGCGGCGAGGAGCCGCCGGTCGCCGACGGCGCGGCCTCCCTCCAGGAGGCGGTGGCCGACGTACTGACCCGCAAGGCGGTCGCGGCCTGCAAGGAGTACGGGGTCAAGACCCTGGTGGTGGTCGGCGGGGTGGCCGCGAACTCCCGCGTACGGGAGCTCGCGGAGCGGCGCTGCGCCTCCGCCGGGATCGAGCTGAGGGTGCCCCCGATGACGCTGTGCACCGACAACGGGGCGATGATCGCCGCCATCGGGGACCTCCTGGTGCGGGCGGGCGTGGAGCCCGCCCCGTACGAGCTCACCATCGACCCGTCCGCACCGCTGGAGCACGCCTCCCTCAACCCACGTGCTCAGCTGGGGGAGTTCACGGCTTCGACGGGCTGA